GCGAGTGGCCGGTCGGCTCCCGCATCCCGACGGAGCCCGAACTGGTCGAGCAGCTCGGGGTCGCCCGGAACACCGTGCGCGAGGCCGTCCGCGCCCTCGCGCACAACGGGCTGCTGGACATCCGCCAGGGCTCGGGCACCTACGTGGTGGCGACGAGCGAGCTGGCGGGCGTGATGCACCGCCGGTTCGCGGACGCCGACCCGCGCCACATCGCCGAGCTGCGCTCCACGCTGGAGTCGGCGGCGGCCCGTCTTGCCGCCGGGCGGCGCACGGAGAAGGACCTCAAGCAGCTCGACGCGCTCCTGCTGCGGCGCGAGGAGGCATGGGAGACCGGCGAGGCGGAGGCGTTCGTGACGGCGGACGCGACCTTCCACCTGGCGGTGGTGGCCGCCTCGCACAACGACGTCATGACGGCGATGTACGCCGACCTCGGTGAGGTGCTGCGGGACTGGCTGCGCGCGGACGTCGGCGCCGACCTGACGCCGGAGACGTACATGGAGCACGGCCGGCTGGTGGACGCGATCCGCACCGGGGACGCCGAGGCGGCCGCCGCCGAGGCCGCGAGCTACCCCTTCCTGTGCCGCCCCGGACGGTTCAGCGCGCCTTCTGGTGGCTGATCCAGACCGAGCGGACCTCCTTCCAGCAGCGTCCGGTCAGCCGTACGGTCATGGCGGCCGCGGCGTCCGCCGGGGCGCTGTCGGTGTCGATGTCCCACCAGCGGGCGCATTCGATGTGCAGCCGCACCCGGTCGGTGTCGACGTAGGGGTTGTGGCAGTAGGCCACGACGTGGGAGCCGTGGACGGCGGTGCGGCAGGCGGCGCCGAACAGGCGCGGCGCGGGCGGCTTGCCGTCGGTCACGCGCGCGTGGGACATCGCGTCGTACGGCAGGGACAGGACGAGGGCTACGGCCACGGTCACCGGGGCCAGGCTGCGGGACAGGCGCACAAGGGAACCTCCTCGGCCGGGCTGCGGAGGGAAGGCGCGGGGTGACCCCGTAGTCCAGAGTGGCCCGCCGGCCCCGGGCGCCGCCCGGCCGGATGCTCCGAACGAGTGACGCCCCGCCCCCCGCGCGGTGCGGGGAACGGGGCGTCGGGCCCGGGGCCTGGATCAGGCGCCGATGGCGTGCAGACCGCCGTCCACGTGGACGATCTCGCCGGTGGTCTTGGGGAACCAGTCGCTCAGCAGGGCGACGACGCCGCGGCCGGCCGGCTCCGGGTCCTTCAGGTCCCACTCCAGGGGCGCGCGGGAGTCCCAGACGGACGCCAGCTCCGCGAAGCCCGGGATGGACTTGGCGGCCATGGAGCCGATCGGGCCGGCCGAGACCAGGTTGCAGCGGATGTTCTGCTTGCCCAGGTCGCGCGCCATGTAGCGGCTGGTGGCCTCCAGGGCGGCCTTGGCCGGGCCCATCCAGTCGTACTGCGGCCAGGCGTACTGGGCGTCGAAGGTGAGGCCGACGACCGAGCCGCCGTTCTGCATCAGCGGCAGGCAGGCCATGGTCAGCGACTTCAGGGAGTACGCCGAGACGTGCATGGCGGTGGCGACCGACTCGAACGGCGTGTTCAGGAAGTTGCCGCCGAGCGCGTCCTGCGGGGCGAAGCCGATGGAGTGGACGACGCCGTCGAGGCCGCCGAGCTCCTCGCCGACGACGTCCGCGAGGCGCCCGAGGTGCTCGTCGTTGGTGACGTCGAGCTCGATGACCTTGGTGGGCTTCGGCAGCTTGCGGGCGATGCGCTCGGTGAGCGTGGGACGCGGGAACGCGGTGAGGATGATCTCGGCGCCCTGCTCCTGGGCCAGCTTGGCGGTGTGGAAGGCGATGGAGGACTCCATCAGCACACCGGTGATCAGGACGCGCTTGCCCTCGAGGATTCCGCTCATGGTGATCAATGACCCATTCCCAGTCCGCCGTCAACGGGGATGACGGCTCCAGTGATGTACGAAGCGTCGTCCGAGGCGAGGAACCGCACCGCCGCGGCGATCTCCTCCGGCTGCGCGTAACGGCCGAGCGGCACCTGCGAGACGATGCCCTCGCGCTGCTGCTCGGTGAGCACCTTGGTCATGTCGGTGTCGACGAAACCGGGCGCGACGACGTTGAAGGTGATGTTGCGCGAACCCAGCTCACGGGCGAGGGAGCGCGAGAAGCCGACCAGGGCGGCCTTGGAGGCGGCGTAGTTCGCCTGGCCCGCGGAGCCGAGCAGGCCGACCACCGAGGAGATCAGTATGACGCGGCCCTTCTTGGCGCGGAGCATGCCGCGGTTGGCGCGCTTGACGACGCGGAAGGTGCCGGTGAGGTTGGTGTCGATGACCGAGGTGAAGTCCTCCTCGGACATGCGCATCAGGAGCTGGTCCTTGGTGACGCCCGCGTTGGCGACCAGGACCTCGACCGGACCGTGCTGGTCCTCGATCTCCTTGTAGGCCTGCTCCACCTGCTCGGCGTCGGTGATGTCGCACCGGACGGCGAGGAAGCCGGCCGGCGGCTCACCCGAGCGGTACGTGATCGCGACCTTGTCGCCGGCGTCGGCGAAAGCGCGGGCGATGGCGAGGCCGATGCCCCGGTTTCCTCCGGTGACGAGAACCGAGCGGCTCAACGGATCACCCTTTCGATAGCGGTCTGCAGCGGTCCGACACCCGCCCGAACACCTCGATGACAGGCGGCTTCATCGAAAACCTATCGGTAGCGCCCCTCCCGCGGGGAAGCGGGCACCGACAGTGGCTGAAGTGCGTCGCTGTGGGGTCCCTACAGTTTCGCCCAGCGCCGATGGGCCCGGATCAGGGCGGTGCAGAAGGCGGCGAGGGTGTCGTCACGCAGTGCCCCACGGTGAGCGAGGATGTTCCTGACCCTGACCAGGTCCTTCAGCAGGGCCTCTTCCTCGGCGGGAAAGGCGAGTGCCCCGGCGTACTGGGCCGCCAGCAGCGTTCCCACCTCCAGTTGCCGGAAGGCCTCCTCCGGGCGGTCCCGGAAGCCGGCCGGTGGACGCTGGCTGTAAGTCGCTACGACCGTGTCGAGAGCCTTGGTCGCGTATCTGACTCCGAGCCGGGCCAGCTGATCCCGGGTCTCCTCGATCCAGGGCGACACCACCCGCTGCTGGGCCTGCCCCACGAGGGTGGTCAGCTCGATCGGCCTGCCGCGGTGCTCGGCGGCCCCTCCGGTCGCGTACCAGCCGGCCGGATGACGGCGCAGCATGCCGTCCCACGACTGGACGACCCCCTCGGACCAGGCCGAACGCAACCTGGATGCCGGGCGTCGGCGTGATCCGGCGTCCTGGGTGGCGCCGGGGCATGCCCCGGCACGCGCGATCAGCGCCACGTCCAGACAGGAGCGCAGCGCCGCGTCCAGCCGGCTCGCCGTGCCGTCCCAGGCGTCGGTCAGCCGCTGGGCGAGCAGGAGATCGAACGCGGCCAGCTCAGTGATCACCTCGTCGCGTACGGCCGCTACGATGCGCTGTTCGAGCGTTGCGCCCGGGGCGGAACGCTTGGCCGCCGCGACAGCGAGGGCGGTGTCGAGG
Above is a genomic segment from Streptomyces collinus Tu 365 containing:
- the fabI gene encoding enoyl-ACP reductase FabI produces the protein MSGILEGKRVLITGVLMESSIAFHTAKLAQEQGAEIILTAFPRPTLTERIARKLPKPTKVIELDVTNDEHLGRLADVVGEELGGLDGVVHSIGFAPQDALGGNFLNTPFESVATAMHVSAYSLKSLTMACLPLMQNGGSVVGLTFDAQYAWPQYDWMGPAKAALEATSRYMARDLGKQNIRCNLVSAGPIGSMAAKSIPGFAELASVWDSRAPLEWDLKDPEPAGRGVVALLSDWFPKTTGEIVHVDGGLHAIGA
- a CDS encoding FadR/GntR family transcriptional regulator; translation: MPLSHPRRSALSEQVIAELRNQIASGEWPVGSRIPTEPELVEQLGVARNTVREAVRALAHNGLLDIRQGSGTYVVATSELAGVMHRRFADADPRHIAELRSTLESAAARLAAGRRTEKDLKQLDALLLRREEAWETGEAEAFVTADATFHLAVVAASHNDVMTAMYADLGEVLRDWLRADVGADLTPETYMEHGRLVDAIRTGDAEAAAAEAASYPFLCRPGRFSAPSGG
- the fabG gene encoding 3-oxoacyl-[acyl-carrier-protein] reductase translates to MSRSVLVTGGNRGIGLAIARAFADAGDKVAITYRSGEPPAGFLAVRCDITDAEQVEQAYKEIEDQHGPVEVLVANAGVTKDQLLMRMSEEDFTSVIDTNLTGTFRVVKRANRGMLRAKKGRVILISSVVGLLGSAGQANYAASKAALVGFSRSLARELGSRNITFNVVAPGFVDTDMTKVLTEQQREGIVSQVPLGRYAQPEEIAAAVRFLASDDASYITGAVIPVDGGLGMGH